The DNA region GGGAGGGAATTCGACCTGCCCGTCGAAGAAGTGCTGGTCGGTGACATCATCCAAGTCCGCCCTGGCGAGAAGGTTCCCGTGGACGGGGTCATCGTCGATGGCGGTTCTGCGGTGGATGAGTCCATGTTAACGGGTGAATCACTGCCTGTCTCCAAGCAGCAAGGTGATGAGGTTATTGGCGCAACACTCAACAAGACAGGCGCATTCAAATTCCGCGCCACAAAGGTCGGCAAGGATACTGCCCTGGCTCAAATCGTCAAAATGGTGCAGGATGCACAGAATTCCAAAGCGCCAATTGCAAGACTGGTGGATGTCATTTCGGGGTATTTCGTCCCCACCGTGATGATCCTCGCGGTGTGGACCTTTGTCATCTGGTTCGTAATCGGACCCCAGCCGCAATTGGTATATGCACTCGTCACCAGCGTAACCGTGCTTATCATTGCCTGTCCCTGTGCGCTGGGGCTTGCCACACCGATGAGCCTGATGGTCGGGATCGGCAAGGGTGCCGAGCATGGCATCCTGATCCGTTCGGGGGAGGCGCTGCAAACAGCGCGTGCCATACAAACCGTGGTACTGGACAAGACCGGCACAATCACAAAAGGAAAGCCCGAATTGACCGATGTCATCCTTGCCAATTCCCTGAATGGTAGTGGCGATCAGATGTTGCGCCTGGTGGCTTCGGTCGAGAAGGTAAGCGAGCATCCTCTGGCGCAAGCCATTGTGGACGGCGCGCAGGCGCGCAAGATTGAATTGGTGGAAGTCGAGGATTTTGAAGCCATCCCGGGTCATGGCGTCTCGGCTAAAGTCGAAGGAAGTAGCGTTTTGATCGGCAATCTCAAGTTGATGAACCGTGAGAAGCTTGCACTGGACGGATTGGAAGAAAAATCCAAATCGCTTGCCGATGACGGCAAGACCCCGATGTTTGTTGCCCTGGATGGCAAAGCTGCCGGACTTATCGCCGTGGCGGACACGGTCAAGGATGACTCGGCGGAAGCCATCAAAGCCCTGCAAGGTATGGGTATCGAGGTTGTGATGATCACGGGCGACAACCGCCGCACCGCCGAAGCGATCGCCCGCAAGGTTGGGATCACTCGTGTGCTGGCGGAAGTATTGCCAGAAGACAAAGCCAATAATGTCCATCTTCTCCAAGCGGAAAACAAAAAGGTTGCTATGGTTGGGGATGGCATCAACGACGCGCCTGCGCTGGCACAGGCGGATGTCGGTTTTGCCATTGGCACAGGCACGGATGTTGCCATCGAAGCTTCGGACATTACGTTGATCAAAGGCAGTCTGAAAGGTGTGGTCACTGCCATTGAGGTCAGCCGCGCGACAATGAAAAACATCTACGAGAATCTTTTCGGCGCATGGATCTACAACACGCTCGGCATTCCCGTCGCGATGGGTTTGTTCTATCCGTTCCTTGGTCTGCTGCTCAACCCGCTGATCGCAGGCGCGGCAATGGCATTCTCATCGGTGACGGTTGTCGGCAATGCCAATCGCTTGCGCGGGTTCAAGTCGAAGTACAGCGCGAAGTAGGAGGTTAAGCATGAATACATTGCAAATCTTGGTTTTCCTGTCGGGGTTCATACTTACTATTTTAATTGCCTGGTATTTCTGGTTCGCGCCAAAAGCACAAACCCGTGCAGTGGTGGCTGCTTCCGGTGCACAGGAGGTGGCGATCACGGTCAAAGGCGGATATACACCCGATGTGATCGTGGTACAGAAAGGACGCCCCGTGCGACTGACGTTCACGCGTCAGGAAAGCTCCACGTGTTCGGAACAGGTGCTGTTGCCCGACTTCAATCAACATGCGCTGTTACCCGAAGGCGAACAAGTAACAATGGAATTCACCCCCGTCAAGGGAGGTGAATATGGTTTCCAATGCCAGATGGGAATGTTGCGAGGCAAGTTGATTGTAGAATAATTGCGAAAGGAATTTCCAGCATGAAACAAGGAAAAACTCATATGCCAAACATTTCCTACATTGCGGCATTTGTGATTGGCGTGATCCTGTTTGCCGTATTTTGGAAGGTCTTGTTTGGCTCTGCTTCCAGCCTGGTGGTTCTGGCTGGCATGATTGGAACGGCAGTCGCTGTGACACTCTTCCGGCTCAGGAATGAATATCAGCATCACTTCAAAAAGGATCGATGACCTTGGATCAAAATAAGACACCATCCCCTTCTGACGAACCCAAATTCCTTACCGCCTGCGGCGGACAGATAAAAGATCCCTCCATGTATCCAAGCGCAGAGTATCGCGGCGAAATAGTATTTTTCTGCACGCAGGCGTGCCTGGATGCATTCCTCTTGGACCCCGATCCGTTCATGGCAGGTGAGGTCGAACATCCCGTATGATTGTGATATGACAAATCGCGGCATTGACGTGACAAATCACACAAGCCGAACAGCGCATTTCGAAACAAGTGAAAATGCGCTGTTTTTTATTGTTGGCAGGATGTAATATGAGATTAAAGAAAGACAAAATTTATCCTCAAAGGAGTAAAAATGACTACTCAAACCATGCCCAGGGGATATCAACTCGCAGATATCCCATTTACGAAGACCTTGTTCGAAAGCAAGTCGTTTGCCTGGCTCTGGCTCATCATCCGCCTCTATCTGGGATACCAGTGGATCGAATCCGGCTGGGGCAAGATCGCCAATCCCGCCTGGATGCAGGGCGGCACTGCGCTGAAAGGTTTTTGGGAGCGCGCTTTAATCATTCCCGATGCACCCGCCCGTCCGCTGATCGCCTTCGACTGGTATCGCAATTTCATCCAATTTATGCTGGACAGCGGCAATTACGTCTGGTTTGCCAAACTTGTTACTATTGGCGAACTTCTGGTGGGGGCAGCGTTAATCCTGGGCATCTTTATCGGGTTCTCCGCCTTCGTTGGCGGTTTCATGAATTGGAATTTCATGATGGCGGGGACCGCCTCTGTCAATCCTGTCTTCCTGATTCTTTCGGTTCTACTTGTTCTGGCGTGGAAGACCGCTGGCTGGATCGGTCTGGATCGTTGGCTATTGGTGCAAGTGGGCACGCCCTGGCAGCCTGGGTTGCTGTTCCGGCGCAAATGAAGCGCATTGTCGTCTTGAAACTTCTGAGACCCGCGTCTCGGAAGTTTTTCTTTCCTCACAGTCAATTCTATAGGCATTTCTACCTGTATTGAATTTGAGCCATTCTGCACCTCGAAATTTTCTGCAGAGTCTATACAATTCAACCGTCTGATCACCATACAAGGAGTATCAACATGTCATTCAGAGACCCCGTATGCGGTAAACGCATCAACCGCGGCAAAGCCCATATCACCATTGAGTTTGAAGGTGTGAACTACTTTCTGTGCTGTCCGCAGTGTCAGGCGCAGTTTGAACGTTCACCAAAGACCTATGCCAAACCCGAATTGGGCGAGAAGGCAAGGAAAGTCCAACACTATCCAATAAAACAATACAATTGAGAGGAAAATACCATCATGAGCGATAACTGCCACGTTGAACCGATCCAAAAGCCCGTGCTGATGAACCATGTCATCCAGTCTGCCAGCCGAATCCTGCTCTCTGTTTCAGGGATGGGCTGTCCCAATTGTGCCACACGGGTACGCAATGGACTTTTACTACTGGACGGCGTCCATGACGCCGAAGTGCTGTTGAACATGCGAATGGCGGAGGTGTACTTCGATGAAGAGAAGGTCTCCGCCGAGATGCTTGTTCAGGCGGTGGCTGGGTCGGGGAACGACGGTCGTCACCATTATCAGGCTCAGGTGATTCCATCGTAAATGATCTGTTGCGACAGATGACATTCATCATAAGCCATTTGGCGCATATCCCTTCCCGCCATACTGCGCTGGAGCGGACTTGGTGGTCAGACTACCATAGGGTCATCCGAACACGGAGGACCCTTTATGTTTTCAAAGACAAACAAGTTCCTGCTCATC from Anaerolineales bacterium includes:
- a CDS encoding heavy metal translocating P-type ATPase: MTSATTGFNPERTLNRIGLPVADLPFYKPVPNLEAGLLTLEGVHQVTTNAGAGVLQVEYDSKKVNIQQMAAVIRSAGYQPGGSNVKIGIENLRCASCVKFIEDELKSTDGVLSATVNIATQEASVDYLPQKTTLEQLNAAIEAWGYNPRQAISDAPVDKQEEAHAREYRRLMRKFWYAAIVSLPVLLFAYPEYVPLIREMSMESIRWAWIVSGMITLPVLFYSGYDFFTGAWASFKHRSANMNTLIAIGTGAAWLYSTFAITFPSVFPEGTSEPFYDVVAVVIALVVLGQALELRAKGQSSAAIKKLLGLQAKTARVIRDGREFDLPVEEVLVGDIIQVRPGEKVPVDGVIVDGGSAVDESMLTGESLPVSKQQGDEVIGATLNKTGAFKFRATKVGKDTALAQIVKMVQDAQNSKAPIARLVDVISGYFVPTVMILAVWTFVIWFVIGPQPQLVYALVTSVTVLIIACPCALGLATPMSLMVGIGKGAEHGILIRSGEALQTARAIQTVVLDKTGTITKGKPELTDVILANSLNGSGDQMLRLVASVEKVSEHPLAQAIVDGAQARKIELVEVEDFEAIPGHGVSAKVEGSSVLIGNLKLMNREKLALDGLEEKSKSLADDGKTPMFVALDGKAAGLIAVADTVKDDSAEAIKALQGMGIEVVMITGDNRRTAEAIARKVGITRVLAEVLPEDKANNVHLLQAENKKVAMVGDGINDAPALAQADVGFAIGTGTDVAIEASDITLIKGSLKGVVTAIEVSRATMKNIYENLFGAWIYNTLGIPVAMGLFYPFLGLLLNPLIAGAAMAFSSVTVVGNANRLRGFKSKYSAK
- a CDS encoding cupredoxin domain-containing protein; this encodes MNTLQILVFLSGFILTILIAWYFWFAPKAQTRAVVAASGAQEVAITVKGGYTPDVIVVQKGRPVRLTFTRQESSTCSEQVLLPDFNQHALLPEGEQVTMEFTPVKGGEYGFQCQMGMLRGKLIVE
- a CDS encoding DoxX family protein → MTTQTMPRGYQLADIPFTKTLFESKSFAWLWLIIRLYLGYQWIESGWGKIANPAWMQGGTALKGFWERALIIPDAPARPLIAFDWYRNFIQFMLDSGNYVWFAKLVTIGELLVGAALILGIFIGFSAFVGGFMNWNFMMAGTASVNPVFLILSVLLVLAWKTAGWIGLDRWLLVQVGTPWQPGLLFRRK
- a CDS encoding YHS domain-containing protein, with product MSFRDPVCGKRINRGKAHITIEFEGVNYFLCCPQCQAQFERSPKTYAKPELGEKARKVQHYPIKQYN
- a CDS encoding heavy metal-associated domain-containing protein produces the protein MSDNCHVEPIQKPVLMNHVIQSASRILLSVSGMGCPNCATRVRNGLLLLDGVHDAEVLLNMRMAEVYFDEEKVSAEMLVQAVAGSGNDGRHHYQAQVIPS